The Salmo trutta chromosome 6, fSalTru1.1, whole genome shotgun sequence genome has a window encoding:
- the LOC115195997 gene encoding CD99 antigen-like protein 2 isoform X1, protein MKSCLWIALLVTLAIGTKTQDFDLADALDFDKPKATAIPKQPKKPAKDPSPGGGLDLFDALGPEDPKPALPAPAPVDPKKPADDGMGFDLSDALGPDPVPGKPAVVPPKDGGTGGGSFGDKDLFDVSDNGDYKPDPGKGGGGGGGGGAPADQPQDVEAGSGQIAGVVSAIGVALLGAASSYFAYQKKKLCFKIQGGVDPESGKNARGAQSGPQLMSNLLRSL, encoded by the exons ACTTTGATCTAGCTGATGCCTTAGATTTTG ATAAACCTAAGGCAACTGCTATTCCAAAACAGCCAAAGAAACCTGCAAAGGATCCCAGTCCAG GAGGAGGATTAGATCTATTCGATGCTCTTGGTCCAGAAG ATCCCAAACCTGCCCTTCCTGCTCCCGCACCAGTAGATCCCAAAAAACCAGCTGATG ATGGGATGGGTTTTGACCTGTCTGATGCCTTGGGTCCAG ATCCCGTACCGGGTAAACCAGCTGTTGTTCCACCTAAAGATGGAGGCACCG GTGGCGGGTCCTTCGGAGACAAAGACCTGTTTGATGTGAGCGATAACGGTGACTACAAGCCTGATCCCGGcaagggaggtggaggaggag GAGGAGGTGGTGCTCCTGCAGATCAACCTCAAG ATGTAGAAGCTGGATCTGGTCAGATCGCTGGCGTAGTGAGTGCAATAGGAGTGGCCCTCCTTGGTGCTGCCTCCAGCTACTTTGCCTACCAGAAGAAGAAACTGTGTTTCAAGATTCAGGGAG GTGTAGACCCAGAAAGTGGAAAGAACGCACGTGGAGCTCAGTCTGGTCCCCAAT TGATGAGCAACTTGCTCAGGTCGCTCTAA
- the LOC115195997 gene encoding CD99 antigen-like protein 2 isoform X3 codes for MKSCLWIALLVTLAIGTKTQDFDLADALDFDKPKATAIPKQPKKPAKDPSPGGGLDLFDALGPEDPKPALPAPAPVDPKKPADDPVPGKPAVVPPKDGGTGGGSFGDKDLFDVSDNGDYKPDPGKGGGGGGGGGAPADQPQDVEAGSGQIAGVVSAIGVALLGAASSYFAYQKKKLCFKIQGGVDPESGKNARGAQSGPQLMSNLLRSL; via the exons ACTTTGATCTAGCTGATGCCTTAGATTTTG ATAAACCTAAGGCAACTGCTATTCCAAAACAGCCAAAGAAACCTGCAAAGGATCCCAGTCCAG GAGGAGGATTAGATCTATTCGATGCTCTTGGTCCAGAAG ATCCCAAACCTGCCCTTCCTGCTCCCGCACCAGTAGATCCCAAAAAACCAGCTGATG ATCCCGTACCGGGTAAACCAGCTGTTGTTCCACCTAAAGATGGAGGCACCG GTGGCGGGTCCTTCGGAGACAAAGACCTGTTTGATGTGAGCGATAACGGTGACTACAAGCCTGATCCCGGcaagggaggtggaggaggag GAGGAGGTGGTGCTCCTGCAGATCAACCTCAAG ATGTAGAAGCTGGATCTGGTCAGATCGCTGGCGTAGTGAGTGCAATAGGAGTGGCCCTCCTTGGTGCTGCCTCCAGCTACTTTGCCTACCAGAAGAAGAAACTGTGTTTCAAGATTCAGGGAG GTGTAGACCCAGAAAGTGGAAAGAACGCACGTGGAGCTCAGTCTGGTCCCCAAT TGATGAGCAACTTGCTCAGGTCGCTCTAA
- the LOC115195997 gene encoding CD99 antigen-like protein 2 isoform X4: MKSCLWIALLVTLAIGTKTQDFDLADALDFDKPKATAIPKQPKKPAKDPSPGGGLDLFDALGPEDPKPALPAPAPVDPKKPADDGMGFDLSDALGPDPVPGKPAVVPPKDGGTGGGSFGDKDLFDVSDNGDYKPDPGKGGGGGGGGGAPADQPQDLDLLWGQFLKMLDANMPEGVHVWISNIKQAVLPLLEKVMELLDVGQ, encoded by the exons ACTTTGATCTAGCTGATGCCTTAGATTTTG ATAAACCTAAGGCAACTGCTATTCCAAAACAGCCAAAGAAACCTGCAAAGGATCCCAGTCCAG GAGGAGGATTAGATCTATTCGATGCTCTTGGTCCAGAAG ATCCCAAACCTGCCCTTCCTGCTCCCGCACCAGTAGATCCCAAAAAACCAGCTGATG ATGGGATGGGTTTTGACCTGTCTGATGCCTTGGGTCCAG ATCCCGTACCGGGTAAACCAGCTGTTGTTCCACCTAAAGATGGAGGCACCG GTGGCGGGTCCTTCGGAGACAAAGACCTGTTTGATGTGAGCGATAACGGTGACTACAAGCCTGATCCCGGcaagggaggtggaggaggag GAGGAGGTGGTGCTCCTGCAGATCAACCTCAAG ATCTAGACCTACTGTGGGGCCAATTCCTGAAGATGCTAGATGCTAACATGCCAGAGGGTGTCCATGTTTGGATATCCAACATAAAGCAAGCAGTGTTGCCTCTGTTAGAGAAGGTCATGGAGCTTTTGGATGTGGGCCAATGA
- the LOC115195998 gene encoding glycogenin-1-like, translating into MVSTNVSSQARAALGHVFDQVQVDMLDSGDQAQLSWLGQPELGVTFTKLHCWTLTQYSKCVFLDADTLSQGREEEKNKGK; encoded by the exons ATGGTCTCCACTAATGTCTCTAGCCAGGCACG GGCTGCCCTGGGCCATGTGTTTGACCAGGTCCAGGTGGACATGCTGGACAGTGGAGACCAAGCACAACTATCTTGGCTGGGACAACCAGAACTGGGGGTCACTTTTACCAAGCTCCACTGTTGGACCCTCACCCAATACAGCAAATGTGTGTTCCTGGACGCAGACACACTC AGccaggggagagaagaagagaagaacaAGGGGAAATAA
- the LOC115195997 gene encoding CD99 antigen-like protein 2 isoform X2, with translation MKSCLWIALLVTLAIGTKTQDFDLADALDFDKPKATAIPKQPKKPAKDPSPGGGLDLFDALGPEDPKPALPAPAPVDPKKPADDGMGFDLSDALGPDPVPGKPAVVPPKDGGTGGGSFGDKDLFDVSDNGDYKPDPGKGGGGGGGGGAPADQPQDVEAGSGQIAGVVSAIGVALLGAASSYFAYQKKKLCFKIQGGVDPESGKNARGAQSGPQY, from the exons ACTTTGATCTAGCTGATGCCTTAGATTTTG ATAAACCTAAGGCAACTGCTATTCCAAAACAGCCAAAGAAACCTGCAAAGGATCCCAGTCCAG GAGGAGGATTAGATCTATTCGATGCTCTTGGTCCAGAAG ATCCCAAACCTGCCCTTCCTGCTCCCGCACCAGTAGATCCCAAAAAACCAGCTGATG ATGGGATGGGTTTTGACCTGTCTGATGCCTTGGGTCCAG ATCCCGTACCGGGTAAACCAGCTGTTGTTCCACCTAAAGATGGAGGCACCG GTGGCGGGTCCTTCGGAGACAAAGACCTGTTTGATGTGAGCGATAACGGTGACTACAAGCCTGATCCCGGcaagggaggtggaggaggag GAGGAGGTGGTGCTCCTGCAGATCAACCTCAAG ATGTAGAAGCTGGATCTGGTCAGATCGCTGGCGTAGTGAGTGCAATAGGAGTGGCCCTCCTTGGTGCTGCCTCCAGCTACTTTGCCTACCAGAAGAAGAAACTGTGTTTCAAGATTCAGGGAG GTGTAGACCCAGAAAGTGGAAAGAACGCACGTGGAGCTCAGTCTGGTCCCCAAT ATTAG